From the Cloeon dipterum chromosome 4, ieCloDipt1.1, whole genome shotgun sequence genome, the window AGctgaaattgatatttttattaaaatttaatttcgccgtaatttttccttgttgctaaggaaaatcacaaaaagaaaatcctGAAAGATCTTTGCCAGCTCTCTGTGAGAGGCTTTTTAACTATGGGGGTTATTAATATTACAAAGGTCAAAAACAGCtcaattaaagttttattagCCTATCACATGGGAATATTTTAGTCCAGGGAGGAGAGTTAACTCAGTTTTGTGTAGCTCTCAATTGGTTAAAGTGGTTTGTTGTTCATCACTCTCCACAGACAGCTGGACGTTGTTGCGAAAGTCAAAGTTAACGAACGATATCAGCTTTTAagtacacattttttaaaaggcacAATGGATATACGGTGCGCTTTTGACAGTCGAACATAATCGCGACTTATCTCATAAGTCGCGGTAAAGTGCGTTTAATGGCAAGACAAACATCCTCTCTAACCTTCTTACCTCGCGTTTGGCAGCGTATCTAGTTTTTTCAGTACTCGTGTCAAGCTTTCGATTCAAAATgagtttgtaattaaaaagtttaagcACGTAACCGTTCGAATTAACGAGTTGTACCACTTCGACCGACTGTATAATATACAATTCTAACAGACACTTGATGGCAAATTACCAAACTCTCGACTTTGTTTATAAAGTGGGTCATACTTTGACGATTAATTGCATGCGCGTGTTtgttagaaagaaaaaactgtCATTCACTTTCTCAACTGGCTGACCTCTTCATTTGATCTGActataatttgttaaacaatATGGTGACTTGCAATgcaaaacagcattttttttttaaattaacaacggatttttttgtcatttaatttatattagttttaaaattaaactatttttttccttaCCTCCTTTTgttcaggaaataaaattatccttAAACTGCAAAGGTGATTTTACacaagatttaattatttaaatgtcatTTAAAAGTTTCCAAAATAAGTTTCGCATGCATTTTGCCCTTTTTTGTCCAACCCTTTAAaagatattgattttaatgaatattaaaaattcggcAGGGACTGTTGGACtaaattgttgcatttttttttgtttcagacgGACAGCGAGTGCAGCGATGGCGGCGACGTGGAAGCGACCCAGCGGCTGACCGCGGGCGACGACGGCGCCGAAACCGCCGCCATGGAGCAGTCGTACTTGTACCTGCCGGCACCCCCTGACGGTGGCTACGGCTGGGTCATCGTATTTGCCAGCTTCATGTGCAACCTTATCGTCGACGGCATTGCGTACACGTTCGGCGTGTTCCTCGACGATTTCGTCACGCACTTCCAAGAGGGCAAGGGCACCATCGCCTGGGCCGGCTCCCTCCTCTCAGGGATGTACCTCAGCGTCGGTGAGTTtcattctaatttattaaaccgTGAATGCGTGTCTCGTTGTCAGTCTAATGGCACGTAGACCTTGCCAGCTTGGAGCCGATTTGATTGATGCAGAGATTAGGCGGTCGCGGAGACATTCTGCAGTTGGTTATCATTTTGACTCTCTAAGGGAATGATTTGGAGTAAATGACACAGCAATACGCTGCTCcttttgactattttttagACGCTGCGGACGTCAATATTTTAGGGtttgaaagtaaataatgTACATTAAGTGTTTTAAGATAAGCAAAAACGCGAGACACTAGATTTCCAGCATcataaacttttttttatatatgtgtaaattttgttaagCCAAAAAGCACtgtatctaaaataaaaattaaaaataataatattttcattgcacTTTATTCATCAATGAGTGAGTGAAAGCCATCGCTACATTCTCATGTGGCTATCACTTTAAGTTCAGCATCTggatttagtaaaatttattatgagaGATGTAATTCTGCtacaagaaattttgtttactgctgcattttgtttttgactcaataaaaatgacgaatttatattttgacatgGATTAAAAAGACCAAATTGAAGTTATAAGTATgatcactattttttattaatctagaaattatattttatcttgtGTAATTCATGCAAAGCAgctatacattttaaaagctgatgacaaaattaaagaaatgatCAACCCAATTAATTACCAGATAAGTATATAATCACTGAAAAAACAGTTATGTTTTTTCATACTTTAGTCTAATTCTACTATTACATAATatgtaaattacaaaatatcttCAAAACTGCGGGCTTCTATTTTTTCTAGAGCAACAGAAAATTTTGCGTTGAGTCTATGcctgtttaattaattatcaaaaacaataaaatagaGCGTTCTCAATCGTGGCTAATCGTAAATGTTGGCACCATTTCGTTTCTATCACTTCTTGAGCGcccaaactaaaaattaaccgCTTGATTTGATTTCAGGCCCGATCGTGTCTGCGTTGGCGAACAGATTCGGGTGTCGCGCCGTGTGCATCGCTGGTTCGGTGCTGTCGTGCGCGGCGTTCGCGCTGTCGACGCTGTCGCCGAGCGTGCCCGTGCTGATGCTGACCTACGGCATCATGGGCGGCATCGGCTTCGGGTTCATCTACCTGCCGGCCGTGGTGGCCGTCGGCTACTACTTCGAGACCAAACGTTCGCTCGCCACGGGCATCGCCGTGTGCGGCTCAGGGGTGGGCACCTTCGCCTTCGCGCCCCTCGCCGACTACCTGCTGAAGACGTTCGGCGGGTGGCAGGGCGCCAATCTCATCCTCGCCGGACTCATCCTCAACTGCGCCGTAAGTGCAGAGTTCACCGCCAATCTCGGATTTCGTTCCGATCacgtctaaaaataaaactttgcaAGGAACCCCCGAAATTTGGCGAaagaaaaagtttcaaatgttAAGCTCTGAATCACCAgcctaaaatatttgcattttaattattttgttttttaaaaagcaatgaaTAATCTGGgtctttatttttagatatttggGGCCCTGATGAGGCCGTTGGAACTGGTGCCCGTTGAAGACATGGAACCAAACGGTGAAAAGAGAAAACCTCTGCTTCAACGGATGGCAGAGGAGAAAAGGTGATTACAATTTGCTCCTCCGACGATAATGATAGAGTTTTGATCTTATAATGACAGGAGGAagtagaacaatttttttactctatcTTATTTGGtacagagaaaattaatggatCTTGACAGACAAAGGCTTTGATCATGATGTTTGAAATGTGTAGCACATATATGAGAgactattaaaaaatatttttttcaggttcGCAATGGAGCGTGGCTCGATTTCCGACAGTTTAGCAGGGTCCAGTTACTTTATGGTTCAGTTGCCTGATGGCAGTATGGAGAAAAGACTTAAGATGCCCATCAACATTGACCCAGGAGTGCATTCTAGTTTTAACCTAGACCAACTCATCCCAGGTAAACAGGAAACTGGCTTGATAGTTGAATTGACAGTGAGCTGGGACTGGTTTAACGGGTTTTCTATTTTGTCAACGACAAGCTAAATTTGCATTGAGATGGGATTTGGGATCCTTCTAAAGCTCTCACGAAGgtcgcaataaattttgaacatgGATGTGACTGTCTAAACCAAAGTGGCAAAAGTTTAAATAGCCCTGCTGAgtccttttattttcagaaaataacaaaatttccgtttaaaaaattactcatgCAGATTTCTGggtgtgaaatttttctaattgattaaattcaaatgaattttttctttgcaggtACCCCTGTGACCCCGAACCCCACCCTCCCAACTATCTCGGAGACCAAGCCGATCGACATCCCCAAGATCGAGCGGCCAGACATGGACCAGATGGCCTCGTCGGCTTCTCCGCCAGCGCCGTCGTCCCTGCCGAAGCCGTCGCCGCTGGCGGCCGTGCCCGGCATCACTGGCATGCCGCGTAACGCGTCGCAGCCCGCCTTCTCCACCACCCCCGGCGGCATCCCCAAGAACGGCAGCGTGCCCTTTTTCGACCGAATGCGCAAGTCTAGTCTGGGCACGCAGCAGACCAGCTCCAAGGGCGGCAACCAGCAGAACCTTGGCGTGCCCACCAGGTCCAAGACCAACCTCTCGTCTGGACACGACCTCAGGAAGAGCCTTCAACTCAGACTCAGCACCTCATCCTTCTTGGGCGCCTCACGAAACAACAACACTGAAGACGTATGGATCGATTAactatttaatgaattaaaaattggcagaTGGTTGGCAATTATGTACAATGTCTTAAcgaagataattttttttaatttgtcttacTTTACATATTGACACAAAAAATAGATATGATATTACTTTacaatatttgttaatttgtaTCTTCAGATTGAGTCCCTCGCCCTCTCGAAAACTTCTCTGGCCAAAAATTCGCAAATACTTCGTCCACTCTCTCGCAAGGACATTTTCTACTCAGGCAGCGTGGCCAACTTGCCGGAATTCCGTCTGAGCCAGAAGTCGCTGACCACCTACCGCCAGTCAGTTATTTCTCTGCCGAGACTGAAGCAAGGATCCGAAATCGATGGGCATATGCCTCAGGAAGCTGATTCAGGAGgtaaatttatacttttttcTAATGCAATTTCTTTAGTAACTCGCATACTTCAGGCTGCTGTCCATCCAGTATTTCATCGGTGCTGTCCAGCATGATGGACTTGACTCTTATCAGAGATCCAGTTTTCATGATGATCGctatttccaatattttcgGAATGCTTGGCCTCTACATCCCATTCGTGTACTTAGTTGATGCCGCTACGAAAGCAGTAAGTTTTCTTTTTGACCAGACGAtgtatttaattctaattgcGTGTCACTAAATTCTGTGTTTCAGGGTCTCGAAAAAGCTAAAGCTACATTTTTACTGTCAATTATTGGAATAGTCAATACTGTAGGGCGAGTGTTATGTGGATTAATTGCTGACATGCCCCAGGTAGGACGAGTTTAAAAACTGACTTTCGTTAATTAACAGTTTGGCGCAAGCACAAAAGCTATTTTGACGATCTTAAAAGAATTCTCGCAACTAGAGCTaagaaattgtgtttttcagGTGAATACTCTGTTGATGAACAACATTTGCTTGCTGTTGAGTgccgctgctgttgctgcaacTCCTTTCTGCTATGACTACACTACATTCTGCTGCATGGCAGTCGCTTTCGGAATAGGCATATGTAAGCACATGCACGATACAACAGATTCAACCcatttacatttcaaattctCTCCGCAGCCGGCTACATCTCGCTTACTTCCATCATTCTTGTTGACCTGCTTGGCTTGGATAGGTTGACCAACGCATTCGGccttttgattttgttcagAGGTGCTGCCGCCATTGTGGGTAAGTTAACTAAGAGGCCtaaaaggttatttttttgctacaCACGTtacgtaataatttttttctcacgtTTCAATTTTGCCGCCCATccttatattaaaaaacatttagcTTTCAAgccttttttccatttgggattaattaattttcatttaaaaaaacagtagagtaaataaaaaattgtaaaacattacaaattaatagaGGCTTGCATTTtgcagacaatttttttacatcttagctaattaaatttggtatttttaggATCTCCCCTCGCTGGCGCGATTTACGACGCAACGCAGACCTACAACGTGCCGTTCCTGATGGGCGGCTTCTTCTTTTTAATCTCGGCCGGCTTCTCTTTTGCGGCACAACCGCTGAGGTCTTGCTTGGACAAACGCCACGGAATCGTGAAGGAGCAGAGTCCCGAGGAGGACGACCTGGCGCAAAACCGCGGCTTCTTGGACCCCATCACCGAGGAGAATGAACACAATACGGTGACCGCGCGCGAGGGTGCCATCATGGCGCAAAAActtcaaaaggaaaaagtgCAACAAATTGAGTCGGTCCTTTAAACAAACCACTGATgagaaaagaaggaaaatggAGACAATTTCTGCAAATTATGAATTCTTTCCGCTCGCCATTTATGAAGGATGTTGTGCAAACTGAGATAGCGAGATAgcttattttttcaatctttcATCGTGCCatcattgttaaaaattgtatttttatcgttttgaatgaaaaaatgcgtAATAT encodes:
- the LOC135942013 gene encoding monocarboxylate transporter 2 isoform X3; translated protein: MGAANSRAAEKQAGPTENSSTADEIGDNTSQAEDEPADEDEGLKMSIQRFKRRRTDSECSDGGDVEATQRLTAGDDGAETAAMEQSYLYLPAPPDGGYGWVIVFASFMCNLIVDGIAYTFGVFLDDFVTHFQEGKGTIAWAGSLLSGMYLSVGPIVSALANRFGCRAVCIAGSVLSCAAFALSTLSPSVPVLMLTYGIMGGIGFGFIYLPAVVAVGYYFETKRSLATGIAVCGSGVGTFAFAPLADYLLKTFGGWQGANLILAGLILNCAIFGALMRPLELVPVEDMEPNGEKRKPLLQRMAEEKRFAMERGSISDSLAGSSYFMVQLPDGSMEKRLKMPINIDPGVHSSFNLDQLIPGTPVTPNPTLPTISETKPIDIPKIERPDMDQMASSASPPAPSSLPKPSPLAAVPGITGMPRNASQPAFSTTPGGIPKNGSVPFFDRMRKSSLGTQQTSSKGGNQQNLGVPTRSKTNLSSGHDLRKSLQLRLSTSSFLGASRNNNTEDIESLALSKTSLAKNSQILRPLSRKDIFYSGSVANLPEFRLSQKSLTTYRQSVISLPRLKQGSEIDGHMPQEADSGGCCPSSISSVLSSMMDLTLIRDPVFMMIAISNIFGMLGLYIPFVYLVDAATKAGLEKAKATFLLSIIGIVNTVGRVLCGLIADMPQVNTLLMNNICLLLSAAAVAATPFCYDYTTFCCMAVAFGIGISGYISLTSIILVDLLGLDRLTNAFGLLILFRGAAAIVGSPLAGAIYDATQTYNVPFLMGGFFFLISAGFSFAAQPLRSCLDKRHGIVKEQSPEEDDLAQNRGFLDPITEENEHNTVTAREGAIMAQKLQKEKVQQIESVL
- the LOC135942013 gene encoding monocarboxylate transporter 2 isoform X1 gives rise to the protein MDLQGHTMGAANSRAAEKQAGPTENSSTADEIGDNTSQAEDEPADEDEGLKMSIQRFKRRRTDSECSDGGDVEATQRLTAGDDGAETAAMEQSYLYLPAPPDGGYGWVIVFASFMCNLIVDGIAYTFGVFLDDFVTHFQEGKGTIAWAGSLLSGMYLSVGPIVSALANRFGCRAVCIAGSVLSCAAFALSTLSPSVPVLMLTYGIMGGIGFGFIYLPAVVAVGYYFETKRSLATGIAVCGSGVGTFAFAPLADYLLKTFGGWQGANLILAGLILNCAIFGALMRPLELVPVEDMEPNGEKRKPLLQRMAEEKRFAMERGSISDSLAGSSYFMVQLPDGSMEKRLKMPINIDPGVHSSFNLDQLIPGTPVTPNPTLPTISETKPIDIPKIERPDMDQMASSASPPAPSSLPKPSPLAAVPGITGMPRNASQPAFSTTPGGIPKNGSVPFFDRMRKSSLGTQQTSSKGGNQQNLGVPTRSKTNLSSGHDLRKSLQLRLSTSSFLGASRNNNTEDIESLALSKTSLAKNSQILRPLSRKDIFYSGSVANLPEFRLSQKSLTTYRQSVISLPRLKQGSEIDGHMPQEADSGGCCPSSISSVLSSMMDLTLIRDPVFMMIAISNIFGMLGLYIPFVYLVDAATKAGLEKAKATFLLSIIGIVNTVGRVLCGLIADMPQVNTLLMNNICLLLSAAAVAATPFCYDYTTFCCMAVAFGIGISGYISLTSIILVDLLGLDRLTNAFGLLILFRGAAAIVGSPLAGAIYDATQTYNVPFLMGGFFFLISAGFSFAAQPLRSCLDKRHGIVKEQSPEEDDLAQNRGFLDPITEENEHNTVTAREGAIMAQKLQKEKVQQIESVL
- the LOC135942013 gene encoding monocarboxylate transporter 2 isoform X2, whose protein sequence is MGHTMGAANSRAAEKQAGPTENSSTADEIGDNTSQAEDEPADEDEGLKMSIQRFKRRRTDSECSDGGDVEATQRLTAGDDGAETAAMEQSYLYLPAPPDGGYGWVIVFASFMCNLIVDGIAYTFGVFLDDFVTHFQEGKGTIAWAGSLLSGMYLSVGPIVSALANRFGCRAVCIAGSVLSCAAFALSTLSPSVPVLMLTYGIMGGIGFGFIYLPAVVAVGYYFETKRSLATGIAVCGSGVGTFAFAPLADYLLKTFGGWQGANLILAGLILNCAIFGALMRPLELVPVEDMEPNGEKRKPLLQRMAEEKRFAMERGSISDSLAGSSYFMVQLPDGSMEKRLKMPINIDPGVHSSFNLDQLIPGTPVTPNPTLPTISETKPIDIPKIERPDMDQMASSASPPAPSSLPKPSPLAAVPGITGMPRNASQPAFSTTPGGIPKNGSVPFFDRMRKSSLGTQQTSSKGGNQQNLGVPTRSKTNLSSGHDLRKSLQLRLSTSSFLGASRNNNTEDIESLALSKTSLAKNSQILRPLSRKDIFYSGSVANLPEFRLSQKSLTTYRQSVISLPRLKQGSEIDGHMPQEADSGGCCPSSISSVLSSMMDLTLIRDPVFMMIAISNIFGMLGLYIPFVYLVDAATKAGLEKAKATFLLSIIGIVNTVGRVLCGLIADMPQVNTLLMNNICLLLSAAAVAATPFCYDYTTFCCMAVAFGIGISGYISLTSIILVDLLGLDRLTNAFGLLILFRGAAAIVGSPLAGAIYDATQTYNVPFLMGGFFFLISAGFSFAAQPLRSCLDKRHGIVKEQSPEEDDLAQNRGFLDPITEENEHNTVTAREGAIMAQKLQKEKVQQIESVL
- the LOC135942013 gene encoding monocarboxylate transporter 2 isoform X4, whose translation is MKNSKTAPAVLRNRRTDSECSDGGDVEATQRLTAGDDGAETAAMEQSYLYLPAPPDGGYGWVIVFASFMCNLIVDGIAYTFGVFLDDFVTHFQEGKGTIAWAGSLLSGMYLSVGPIVSALANRFGCRAVCIAGSVLSCAAFALSTLSPSVPVLMLTYGIMGGIGFGFIYLPAVVAVGYYFETKRSLATGIAVCGSGVGTFAFAPLADYLLKTFGGWQGANLILAGLILNCAIFGALMRPLELVPVEDMEPNGEKRKPLLQRMAEEKRFAMERGSISDSLAGSSYFMVQLPDGSMEKRLKMPINIDPGVHSSFNLDQLIPGTPVTPNPTLPTISETKPIDIPKIERPDMDQMASSASPPAPSSLPKPSPLAAVPGITGMPRNASQPAFSTTPGGIPKNGSVPFFDRMRKSSLGTQQTSSKGGNQQNLGVPTRSKTNLSSGHDLRKSLQLRLSTSSFLGASRNNNTEDIESLALSKTSLAKNSQILRPLSRKDIFYSGSVANLPEFRLSQKSLTTYRQSVISLPRLKQGSEIDGHMPQEADSGGCCPSSISSVLSSMMDLTLIRDPVFMMIAISNIFGMLGLYIPFVYLVDAATKAGLEKAKATFLLSIIGIVNTVGRVLCGLIADMPQVNTLLMNNICLLLSAAAVAATPFCYDYTTFCCMAVAFGIGISGYISLTSIILVDLLGLDRLTNAFGLLILFRGAAAIVGSPLAGAIYDATQTYNVPFLMGGFFFLISAGFSFAAQPLRSCLDKRHGIVKEQSPEEDDLAQNRGFLDPITEENEHNTVTAREGAIMAQKLQKEKVQQIESVL